Sequence from the Penicillium oxalicum strain HP7-1 chromosome IV, whole genome shotgun sequence genome:
aagcttttttttttttttgattgaaaaaggaaaaaaataaacgcTCGGTATCATTTAAAACATCAAAACGATAATATAGGTTGAATATGTTCACCTGATAACCTACTGTGACAAGCCCGAAACATGCAAAAAGGTCAACAAGTATGTCATCCAAATCTTAATTCATCTTCGGTCGCAATCGCAAACTCGGCCCGGCCACAAATTCCATCCCCTCAGTCAAATCTCCCTTCAACGCAATTTTCATATCTTTGTGGTAATGATCACGCGGTTGCCAAGGCCTCTTGTTACCAGCCCGCGGCAACGTCCTCGAGGCCAAAGAAATATAGGTCGAACTGAGATTCAGCAATGGTCGTTCTTCAagattcttctcctcgtcgggcTTGAGTCGCGGTGTCGCAGCGATCAATTTGCGCTCCTCCAGGGTCTTGAGTAATCGTGTGACAAACTGCGCGGTCGCATCGGATCCGAGCGTCCACGATGCATTGGCGTATCCAATGATGTAAGACGCATTGGGGAGATCCTGGAGCATGACCCCGTTCCACATGTACTTTGAGCCAAGGTCATACTTCTCTCCGTCGATGGAGATTTGACACCCGCCGGCGATTTGAAGTTTCAGCCCCGTGGCGGTGACGATGATTTCTGCGTCGAGGGTCTCGCCGGATTTTAAGAGGATCCCATTCTCGGTGACGGTTTCGATGGTGTCGGTGCGCACGTCGGCTTTGCCGGCACGGAGACATTTGAAGAAATCGCCGTCCGGGCAGACACACAGTCGTTGGTCCCATGGGTTGTAGCGTGGGGCAAAGTGTGGTTCATACGGGATATGCTTGGGTAATTGGCGACTGACTCTCTGCTTCAAAAGCCACTTGGAAAACGTGGGGTATTTTTGGCAGAGCAGGAAGAACATGCGcgtgatgacgatggcgatTGTGCGCTGAACGCGGTGGAATGTCGCCGTGGGGAGAATGTATGAAAGCCATGTGCTGGAGCGATTGGGCAGAGACATGATATACGTTGGACTGCGCTGCAGCATCGTCACACGGGCCGCCCGTTTGGCCAGATTGGGGATCAGAGTGATCGCTGTAGCGCCAGACCCGATGACCACAATCTTCTTGTCGGTATAATCGAGGTTCTCGGGCCAGAATTGCGGATGGATGACCTGGCCTTTGAAGTTTTTGATACCAGGGATTTGGGCCTCGAGCGGCTGGTCGTAATTGAAATATCCCGTTCCAAAGACCACAAATCGAGCTGTGTACTCCTTCGTCTTGCCGTCGGCGTCGACCGATAGATTCCAGACATGCTCCTCACTCGACCAGTTGGCGGCGGTCACTTTGTGCTTGTACAGGATGTGTTGGTCAATGCCAAACTTACGCGCTGTGTTGGCAATGTACGATTTGATCTCCGGGCCCTCGGCGATGGGGTTGGTTTGGCGCCATGGGTTGAACTCGAAGCCGAATGTGAACAAGTCCGAATCGGAGCGAATGCCAGGATACTTGAACAAATCCCACGTCCCGCCCAGGTCGTGACGAGCCTCGAGAATGGCATAACTGAAGCCAGGCAGCTGTTCTTGCACACGGTAGGCCGTATTGATACCGGAGATACCAGccccgatgatgatgatgtcgaaGCGGTGTTCTGACCGAACGTCGGCGTGACCGTTCATGTTGAAGTTGGGGCAAGGCGGTGGGCGCGGATGCACAGTGAAGAAAGCGGAGATGGTGACGAAGGGGGAACGCAAATCCACAAAGGTGAGAGATTGGTAACCACAAGAGGAGATGCACTCGCAGTAATAATACTTATTCTGAACGAGCTTGAcaagagatgagaaaaaaaagatcatgAGTCTCAAAGGTTCCCTTTTGAATTCACATGCCTCGGGTTTTCCCTGCAGATCGGGGATCGGCGGTGGATCGATCCACGAGGAATCGCGGTAGATGCGCGAGCAACCGAGCCTGGTGATCTGAGGCTGTTGTTGCCGCAGCGGAGGGTTTTACCCAGTGAACAGCagaaatgaaatgaaatAGACTCGGAGGGATTACACCGAAAGGagtttccccccctttccccaGGCGAGATATCCACAGTTTCAAGGCCCTCGGAGGTGAGACGGGAGAACCGCGAAGCTAAAGATCCGGATAGCATCCGCTCTCCGCTCCCCCGGTCTGGCTGTGTACATGGATCAGAACCATAAGAGCGAGGCCCCCAACAGTGTCACTTTGGATTGTCAAGGGGTCAGCCTGGAGGGAGCGCCCAAATTCATTTTGCAATCGCATCTCAATCGTGTGAGATGTGTGAGATTGAGGGGAGAATCATCCAACATGATCGCTGCCTGTCCTGAGCAATACAAATGCGCACTTGGGTGAAGATCAAGAACAGTCGGGAAGGAGACACCAAATCCTCATTGACGTGGTCAGGTCTCGTGACTTTTACGGCTCAACCAACTGTGGTGCAGTGAGGCTGTATGCATTTGTCACTACTGGCAATTAGTACCTACTACTCTCCTGTGAGGATGTATACTCTGTCTCCGTAATTCTACCTCGACATCGTCTCACGCGCATATGCGTTGGATTTGACATTCGCTCATTGCATCCCCCCATGGAACAAACAAATAAATAGCTACTGCAATCATCCGGAGGAAACACccaaagacaaaaaaaatgtacTGTCCGACAGAGTGTCCATGCTCTGTCCTCTGTGCTCCGACTACGCATGGCCCGACCTCACTCTTCACTTACACGAGTGCACTTCAAGGTAAACCCTCATCTCGGACTTCGCTACCTCTGCAGCTATGGCTCGAGAGTCTGTAGCCGAGGACCGAGAGGACCTGGACAGGAAACAGGAAGCTTAAATTTTGAAAATGGTTAGAGAGTGAATAAAAAAGAATGACAATAAAAACGAAACGTCCAAGCATATTCAACGATGATTCACCTCGGCCTGGGAGACGGAAATCCACCGAATTGATGCCAATCATCATACTGGATAATCACACCGACCGGATGATCTCATCGAAAGAATAGTCGTGAGCTGTCCGTTCCCCTTACTTTTCTTTGTCGGACGTAGCAACGATCAATACCGCTTCGGGATCGCCTGGCGAGATCAACCGTCGAGTCGATCCACTCGGGTCTTGGGGAGCTTTGGGCAGCGGCTGCGAGGCTCTTCTCCACTCGTGCGGATGGTTAGTTCCTGAAACGGTGTAGTCTGACAGCGTCCGTCGCCGTCGTGGCAATCGATGAAGTTGTCCTTGGGATTGTTGCCTCGTGCATCCGGTGATCCCCCACATGGTTTTCTCACGTTCACGTTGTCCCGGCGACTTAGCGGGGGAGTCTCAGGAGAGCCGTGGATTGAGGCTTGGAGGTTGATCACTGGGAACTGGTAATCATGAGCCTCTTGGGCTAAAGGTTGTCGGAACGGAGCTCGGCATCGAAAAGGGGGGCGGCGGGAATGGACTACTAGATGTGGACGGGCCCGCTTCGAGCGTGCtgtgaatttttttttgtatgtGAAGTAATCCATATCTCGAGCGGAGTCCTGGATTGTGTATCAACCGTGACCGCAGATAAAACCACGACTGCCTTTCGAAGAGGTGGGCTTTTTTGCGTAAAACGACGGCGTTCACCACTCACTTCACCATGTCGTCGACCCAACCCAAACTCTCGCTTGCAGAGAAGTTCGACATTCTCCCTGCGCTGGTCACCATCTTTGTCGGCGCGACCTATTCGCTTCTCACGGGATTCTGGCGCAGCGAGCGTGAAGCCAAAACGTTGGCGCTGCATTTTGGCTATGCACTTTCCCGTCAGGCCACGGCCAGGTTGTCACCAAAGCAGATGCAGGCCATTCTGCCGTCGAGTAATGACATATACAAGACATACACCAAGCAGGCTGGTGTGCAGCCACTATCGGTAGATTTGGGTCATGGCGCCCTCGGTCACTGGGTAGGCAACCCAGCTGCGAAGAACGTGTTGATCTGGTATCATGGTATGTCAAGCTGCGCGGGTTCCATGATGAGTCGATTTCTTCCGAGAATCCAAAAATgagggtgaagaagaaaaaaaaaagaaaggaaacacGTCGCTGACACTCACACTCTCTGATGTTTCATTTCCAGGCGGTGGCTTCAGTCTCCCTGCGAACATGGGATACTACAAATTCTACGCGCAAACCATCGACAATCTCAAGCGCGCCAATAAAGAGATTGCCATCTTCAGCCTGGAGTACACCCTCGCACCCATCGCCACATACCCAACACAACTGCGTCAGGCTGTCGCAGCCGCGCGGTATATCATCTCCGATCTCAAGCACGATCCCTCCACTGTCTTTCTCGGCGGTGATTCCGCAGGCGGCAATCTCGTCTGTGGTGTTCTCTCCCACGCCGCCCACCCGCATCCTCAGATTGAGCCACTCGAACTGAGTGGTCGCAAGTTCGCCGGCGCAATAATGATCGCGCCATGGACGCTCTTGGACACGGAGTTCCCGCCCGAGCGAAGGATTTACCATGGCGGAGACCTGATCACGACGGCCGTAGCGGGTCCGTGGAGTTCGGCGTATCTGGGGGGCGCGCAACGGGATCATTATACCGATTTATACCATGCGCCGACGGAGTGGTTCAAGACATTCCCcgtggagaagatgctgaTCACGGCCGGTGGGAATGAGATCATGTTGCCGATTATTCAAGAGTTTGCGGACAAAGTGCAGACGGGCTTCCCGGAGGTGGAATTGTTTGTGGGTCATCGCGAGTGTCATGTGGCGCCGGTGTATCATTTGGAGATGGGGGTTGCGGAGGAGACGGAGcaggggaagaagatgaagtcgTGGTTGAGAGAGCTGGTTCAATAATCAAATCAAGTCCAAATTTACTGTATGGAATTTTTAAATGTGGGATGATGGACCCGTAAATGAAAATATTTCAAGACACTTGCATATTTATTCGGGCTGAAGACCCGTGTCTAGACTCTGGTTGAGCGATTGACAGCTCTGAGTGTAACGAGAAGAAACACTTGGAATCTTTTTAGATTCTACAGTCTGTGATCATAACCACGCCCTGTGTGGTCTTGTTTGACCAGATTCAACGAGACACGAGCTTAACTGTGACGATATAAGAGTGATTCGTCTTGCGCAAGACAGCCTGGTGCTTGTAGTACCCTTTTGGGATAAATTATTCTCTGGACGTATGGAAAAAGCCTCCGAAACGATCATTCTCGGCGCCAATGTGAAACACAGGCTTACGGTTCGAATTCTAGCTGTCATACAACTGGGTGGCATGACCAAAACGCATCAAATCTCCTCGAGTAACCAGTCTCGAATTCAAATTTGCAAACCATGCTGACTACAAGCAACTACCTCTTGAAACAAAAGAGTGATGTAATTAATTTTTATTCATCGTTTTGGTCTTGCAGAAAACGACATACTCTCCCCACTCCTCTACAACTCTTCCTGCTGCTTCGCTTCGCGCAGCCTCAGCAATGACCCCGATGCCAACGACCGCACACCCTCCTGCATCCATGTCGGCATTCCGCGCACCGCGCTGGCGAGCGACTGGCTCGAAGGCAGGATAAGCTGCCCACTGTTCTGCGACAAGATCTGCTTAACAATGGCCTTGGCCACAAATTCCACCGTCATAATGGGCTGGCGGAAATGCGACTCCCGTTCCGTCAACATGTCGATCATCGGCGTCCGTACCCACATGGGATGCACCACCGAGGTGCGTACCCCGGGAGCATGATACCAGGACTTGAGTTCCTGCCGCAGCGACTCGTGGAAAGCCAGCGCACTGGCCTTGGAGCCGCAGTAGTCGGCCATTTCACCAAGCGCGACGAAGGAAGCCATGGATGCGATGGTCATCACGTGTCCGTGATTGTCCCGGATCATCGCCGGGAGGAACTCTTTGACCATGAGGAAGTGTGAGATGGTGTTGACTTCGAAGGTTCGGCGGATTTTGGCCTCGGGTTCGTCGAGGATGGTACCATCGTAACCGACGCCGGCGTTGTTGACGAGAACGGTGGGGTCGCCGTGTTTCGCGCGGATGGTCTTTGCAACCTCGGCGATACTGGCGGAGGACGTAATGTCGGTTTTGTAGAAGGAGACGGTGGCGGGGAGAGGGAAGTCGGGCTCATTGATATCGAGAATGATGACGCGGATGCCTTTCTGGGCGAGAATCTCCATGACTTTCTTGCCGATGCCGCTGCAGCCTCCGGTGAGGAGGATGAGTTCGCGCTTCGAGTCCCAGCGCGGGCTACGGGTCCAGTTGTTGATGGTCCATTGCGAGAGGGACTTGTTGAGGCTGCGAACGAGGCCGAGGGCGAGGATGACTCCCAGGACCTTTTGCGTGAGTGGGTTACGCAGATAGCCCTGCGCAGGCTCGGGGACGTGTGCCAGAGCAGTGCGGGTATATTGTTGAAGAAGGTCGAGGAAGGCCGCCATGGTGCCTGAAGAGGGTgggtagtggtggtggtaaaGGTATTTGACCAAAGATGAACGGATGAACCAAATCAAGTATGACGGCACAAGGGAAGAAACAGAAGTTCAAGACGAAGGCCGAAGAGAGGAGATCAGCCAAGTTAAAAAAGAGCTCCTTTTCCAGGGGAGGAAGGACATGTCGTACAGTCTCGGTCGGAGGTTTGGTGAATTGTGCGCTTCAGAGACGGAGGGTTTTGTTCATCCCAGTGGAATCCACTTCCCCACGGCGGGCGGCCTGCACGCTCCGGCATCACGAACATGGTCTCCATTTCTCGCCGGCGATCTGCTCTGCCAAAATGACGGGATGCGCCTGTGATGTCGCGGACGCATGCCGAATACGCCGGAGACCAAGTGTCCCAAACACAAGCGGTTCGCAGCGTGCGATGATCCACTAGCCGAGGCTTTCTCTATGAATGATGGATGGGCTCCGTAGGCCCATGGACATAGAGATCGACACGCGCATGGGCGGGTCGATCCACTTCGATCAGTAGTGATGTACTGTAGATCGAGTCGATCTCGTGTAGGCGAAGATGCGCACATGTATGTGAGGAGCTCATGCAGCACAACCTGGATGTATTGAAATGGGATTCCTAGGATGGGATTGTCTAGTAGGTTGACTTGGTAGCTTTGGGTATCAGTCGTTACGTCTTCAGCACACATCGTTTCACATGCGGTAAATTTCCGTTCCTTGGCTGCCCGTGACTTTCGACGTGGTCGATCGTCAGTTCGAGACTCTGCTTGACGGAAtcactctttccccctttcacCCCCAACAGGCTTCCACGAGCGTTCTCACATCATCTGTGGTGTGTCCAAAAGGTATAGAGCGGCGGTAAGGCATCGGCAAATGGACCGGCTGATTGACAATCacatccttttttttttctttccaatatGTTTCTTTTCCCAACCGAATTTCTTCGTCGGACGACACGCATGGATTCTTCTCCACATGCAAAGAGTGCGGGAACTGAGAATCCACCGACGGTCCCTCGCCCAAAGTCGGATGGATTCTACCCCTTTAGGTATGGTCGCTGTTTgtgagagaagggggaaaatcCGGGGACAGCCACGATGATATCACAGGAGACGAGAGCAGTTCCACCCCGTTTCGCTTCTCCTCTGGCCCAGAGAAAACAGTACCGGCGTGAGACCGGTTCAGATGCTGAAACTCCAAATTTCGTTGGTCAGGTCAGTCGACTGCGATTCAAGTAAACGGAAGAATGCCGGTTCAGTGTCCTTTTTCCTGCACGCTGGGCTTGCAGGCACGAACATGCGATGATCGGGTACAAAACGGGCACGGCCGAGGTCTCCAAACAAGCCACACGACCCTCGCCGATCAGTGGAGAGGAGATTATTGACTTTGGGGGCACCGAGCATGGCTTAAAGCAAATGACTCGGGGCTCGGCAGTCGGGCATggcctttttccttttctgaAGTTGTCAAAGTGGATTTTAATCTGGGGGCTTCTGTCTGTTTAGCTCAGATTCCCTTTGTTTTCAGTCTTCGACCTCTGTTTGACGAGGCAATCGGGATACAATAAACAGTTGTGCCCTTTCCAGTGGAGACTAATTGCGgtcttcctcggcggtaatATACTTCCACATTCGTGTCTAATCTTCCGATCGAACGACAACACTCGGAGATCCGACTACTGTCAAGCAGGCAGAAGGGACCAGGCTCtgtgatctttttttttttttttttcagccATGGCGGCTGGAGACAGTCTTCCGGCTCTGTTGGTGTTAACTCTAGTCGAGGCCTACTTCTTGCAGCGCGCCGTGTTTGTAGAGCAGACTTTTCAGACGGTGCTGCTCTGGAGTCTCGGTGTCAATGTTCTAGGCAAAGGGTTGTATAGTCTGGTCATCTGGCCTTTCTATTTGAATCCTCTGCGTCATTTGCCCACGATTCCGGTATGTGAATGATCCTCTGGCCTGCACTCCGTTGACGGTCCACCCTCTGGTTGAGTATGAGCAAAGTGGTTGACACAATGTTCCATTGAAGGGCCTCCGCAGTCATGCCAAAATGATCTTTGACTCTCCTCGTGGCCGTCTGCCCTTGGACTGGATGAGGACCGTCCCTAACGAAGGTGTTATCCACCTGCGCGACATGATCGGCCAGAGTTATTTGATCGCGACAAATCATCAAGCGCTTCTTGATATAATGAGTACGCATACGTACGATTTCGAGAAGCCGTGGCGCGCGCGGAACTTTCTTGCCCGCATTCTTGGATTTGGCTTGATTCTGTCCGAGGGGGCTGCGCACAAGAAGCAGCGGAAGGCATTGACTCCGGCATTCAACATCAAGAACATCCGGGCAATGTATTCGCTCATGTGGGAGAAGACGAACCAGCTCTTGGtagagatggagaaggagctGCAGATGAACCCGATGGATGGGACTGACCCGGAAGAAGGGGTGGGCAAGTTGGAGATGTGTGTCTGGGGAAGGTATGCATTGTTgcatttctcttttcatcgaTCCATGATTCCCATTTGCGAGTGGGGGGGAAATCAGGATACCTGAGTGAAATTGTTCTGACGCGGTGATGAACCAGCCGTCTAACCCTGGACATTATCGGTCCCGCTGCCATGGGCCGAGACTTTCGCTCCCTGCAGAACAGCGATAATCCCGTCGCCGAGAGCTTCCTTCGTATTCTGGAGCCCacgaaagagaagatggcctTTTTGGCCATGAACTTTGCTCTGCCTCAGTGGATCGCTCGGCGTGTGCCCTGGCGCTTGAACCATGTCATTGATACCGAGACGGGATTCTTGCGCAGTCTCTGCAACGATATTGTTCGCGAGAAGCGGGAGATGTTAACCGTGTCCAAGGCGTCCGTAGAGGATCTGGAGGCGGATATTCTGGGGACGATGATGCTGGGTGGTGACTTTAGTGACAATGAATTGGTCGACCAGATGTTGACTTTTCTTGCGGCCGGGGTaagtcttttcttcttttatGCCTGCATTCGTCATCTCCCACGCAACCTTCCCTCATTCGTTGCCGAGATATTGCTAACAGTGAGAAATCTCTTGATCGTCCCAGCATGAAACAACCGCTTCCGCCTTGACGTGGGCATGTTATCTCCTCACTCTCCACCCACACATTCAAACCCGCCTTCGAGCCGAGATTCGCTCCAAAATCCCCTCTGCCAATTCACCCATCACCCATACCGACCTTGAATTGCTCCCATTACTCAACGGCGTCTGCCAGGAAGTCCTTCGTCTCTTCCCCACCGTTCCCGTCACCATCCGTGAAGCTATTCGCAACACCACAGTCGCGGGCAAGCACGTGCCGAAAGGAACACGGCTCATCCTCTGCCCTTACGCCATCAACCGCGCGCCAACTTTCTGGGGCGAGGATGGAGACCGGTTTGTGCCCGAGCGATGGATCGACACCGACAAGGGGGGTCACCCAGTCCCCAATAACAACGGCGGTGCATCCACCAACTTTGCGCAGATTACTTTTCTGCATGGCCCGCGGGCATGTATTGGGAAGGACTTTGCCCGGGCAGAGCTGCGGTGTGCAGTGGCCGGGGTGGTGGGGAGATTTGCGTTTGAGATGCAGGATCCGAAGCAGGAGATTCATATCGCGGGTGCTGTGACGACGAAGCCGGTGGAGGGGATGCatttgaagatgaggagggtggAGGGGTGGTGAGATGGGAATTCCTGGACGTTATTTTGAGTGTGAGCCCTTGTAAGGGAATATGATCGAGGTATGGGGACGTGTATGCACACGAACAACACGACAGCAGATGAATGACTCCTGAATGTACTGTTTTGCTTGCTCTTGGAGAATTTTCTTCTAAGAGACGCATGCATGCCTCTGTATGCCGTTCACCCAGTACCTTGATTTAGGAAGCTTCTTTATGAGATGTCTGAATAAGACGTGTCTCTCAGACGAGAGAATTTCGTGATTTGAAACCTGCTCCGTTCGATGATACAGGTGGGAAGGGGCGGATAGGTAGAGGGGAACTGTCCGATGATCGTCCTGACAATGTGAGTTTGTAGATAAGCTGATGATGTAAAGGAGGATAACAAAGTTGAAGCTCATAGCTTTCTCACCTAGCTGTTTCAAAAAGTGTTCTTGTCCTTAGATTTCCCCTCTTATATGAGCTCATCCAATGTCGAAGTGACAAAATGTCAAGAGAACATTGACAAAAATAAATCTTGCGATCTGTGCTGCTGACAGTTAAGCAAGAAATATGATATCTCGAGGGTGCGAAGAGGATGGCAAGTTCTCCGGCACTCAATATCAAGCCAGATGGAATCGTGACACCAGGTGTCTGGCCTGAGACCGGTCCTAAGGCCGTTTTGGACGGAAATGATAGCTTAAGGGGGAGGGATAGTTTATGCTATTAAGCCTCGCAGGTACAATAGTCTAGTGGGATGACGCCCCGAAAGGGGAGAACTGCTGGATGAATTGGCCGGTACTTACAGTTAGTATAGTGCTGATGCAGAGTTTCCAACTCCGTGGAGCTGCCAACTATCGGTTGTGCCTGTGAGAGGCTGGGTGGGTGGGAAGTCGGCTAGTCTAGTGCTAACCGCGGATTTTTTTGATAATTTTTTATAATAAGATATTGTACTCTAATTATATCTAAGACTAAATTTAGACAAATGAATTTATAGTGAGGTGTCGTATAGAGACGGTTTTGAGGACTTGCGCTTTGATGAGGCTGGGCATCGTGATACTATTCCCGAGCATTGACGGAGAAAGGGTTGAGCATCGGGGTACATCGCTGGGAGATTATATGGGAACGCCAAGGTCATGGGTTCGATTCGTGGCTTGGGTTGAAATTAAAAAGTTACTAAAGGGGACGAAGGGCAAACATTTGCTTGTGATTCTCAAGATGCAATTTAGGTAGGTCACTCCGTGGCAGGATTTTGGGATAGCAACATGCTCATTTACAACTGTCAGGTCTTCACTTGTACTCAGTGAGTTCACTCGGCTTGAAAAAGCATTTTACTTGAGACTCTGCTGCAGTTCTTCATGCCGAAGATGCCAGCAGAGCTCTGAATTGTCAACTTGCTGATGAAAATCTTGACCATTGTGAACAAATCTATGATTCACGCTATAATTCTTGATCACGCGTCGTTTTGATTTTTCACTTGGATGTAATCGAGGAGAGTATCTTTGATTCCAAATCAGAATAGCGAGGAAATGTTTAAGAAACGAGGAATCGCCATGCCCGGAAGACGTAGTGGCGAGGGCCAATTTAACTGCCATTGCTTGAGTACCATCCAGTTCAAAGTCTCATCGTGTAGCATCGGCTACTGTCGCCCGCGATAGGTACCACACCTCCCAAGCTGTACGTCAACGAGGGAAATGCAGGGCAAAATAAGGAATACAGACATCAAAGAGTTATGCAGCACATAGATCAATGCCACTTTGAACCGCTGAATTGCAAGATGATGGTTGGAACAACACTCACAACCACCATCATTGCAGCGGCAATTCCGGCACCACCCGCCCAGCCGACTTTCTCGAACATTTCGGGGAACCTGTTTTGGAAAAAAGGGTTAGCGATATGTCTTTGAAAAATCACAAAAACAATTTGCAAGAAagatcatcttcttctcaccaGAATGGCCCAATAAATCCCCACATCTGACGGACAAAAGTGATAAAGACTCCCACGCTCGCCGCATCCGCGCGGTAGCAGTCAACCGCATAGGTGATATTGACGGTGGTGACAATTTGGTTCCCACTTGCCGCAATGGCTGCACCAATAATGGGAGTAATATTCCACTGGTCACCAGCTTTGCCAAGTTGCACAGCAAAGACCACCACGCCCACGATGGTTAAAATGTGTCC
This genomic interval carries:
- a CDS encoding FAD-containing monooxygenase EthA, translated to MNGHADVRSEHRFDIIIIGAGISGINTAYRVQEQLPGFSYAILEARHDLGGTWDLFKYPGIRSDSDLFTFGFEFNPWRQTNPIAEGPEIKSYIANTARKFGIDQHILYKHKVTAANWSSEEHVWNLSVDADGKTKEYTARFVVFGTGYFNYDQPLEAQIPGIKNFKGQVIHPQFWPENLDYTDKKIVVIGSGATAITLIPNLAKRAARVTMLQRSPTYIMSLPNRSSTWLSYILPTATFHRVQRTIAIVITRMFFLLCQKYPTFSKWLLKQRVSRQLPKHIPYEPHFAPRYNPWDQRLCVCPDGDFFKCLRAGKADVRTDTIETVTENGILLKSGETLDAEIIVTATGLKLQIAGGCQISIDGEKYDLGSKYMWNGVMLQDLPNASYIIGYANASWTLGSDATAQFVTRLLKTLEERKLIAATPRLKPDEEKNLEERPLLNLSSTYISLASRTLPRAGNKRPWQPRDHYHKDMKIALKGDLTEGMEFVAGPSLRLRPKMN
- a CDS encoding Dehydrogenase RED2, whose protein sequence is MAAFLDLLQQYTRTALAHVPEPAQGYLRNPLTQKVLGVILALGLVRSLNKSLSQWTINNWTRSPRWDSKRELILLTGGCSGIGKKVMEILAQKGIRVIILDINEPDFPLPATVSFYKTDITSSASIAEVAKTIRAKHGDPTVLVNNAGVGYDGTILDEPEAKIRRTFEVNTISHFLMVKEFLPAMIRDNHGHVMTIASMASFVALGEMADYCGSKASALAFHESLRQELKSWYHAPGVRTSVVHPMWVRTPMIDMLTERESHFRQPIMTVEFVAKAIVKQILSQNSGQLILPSSQSLASAVRGMPTWMQEGVRSLASGSLLRLREAKQQEEL